The following nucleotide sequence is from Paenibacillus andongensis.
ATCATCAACGACTAAAATTTTTGGCGCCTGATGCCTATTTTTCTGAGTTTCCATATAGGCCCTCCTAATTCTTAGAATGATGGATTCGTTCGAGATCATGGAATTGTCTCAGAAACTTTCCTATGTCTTCTAAGGACAAAATATAATCAACCTTTACAGTGTCAATAGCTGCTTGCGGCATGACAGGGTACTCCGCTGTTTCAGGGTCCTGCACAATCGTTAGGCCGCCACTCTCCTTGATCGTCTTGAGCCCAGCGCTGCCATCTCGGTTTGCACCTGTTAATACAACGCCTATACACCCCTCTTGAAAGGCAAACGCAGCACTATCAAACAAAACGTCAATCGAAGGCCGCGAATAATTAACTTTAGGATCAATGGATAGGCTGAACGAGCGATCATCTTCAATAAGCAAATGATAACCAGGTGGAGCGAGATAAACGTATTGAGATCGAATGGTCTCTTTATCTACCGCTTCTTTGACGTGTATAGCAACTTGCGTATTTAAATATTCAGCTAAATAGCCGTCGCTGCTCTCTAAGATATGCTGTACGATGATAATCGGTAGGCTGTAGTCCGACGGGAGATAAGATAACAGACGCGAGAGTGCCTTTAACCCGCCTGCCGATACCCCCATAACAACAGCTTCCAATGGGCGCATGGACTCACTCCCCTCCAATACCTTGCTTACACTGGCAGCTGCTTTCTAAAAATTCTCCACTTAGGGGAGAGTGCTTCATACTGAGACTGAATCTCCGAAAACTCGATAGATTCCTTACTTCCGAGGCATAAGAAGCCACGTGGAACGAGACTTTGGTTGAAAAGCTGATAGACTTGATTTTGCAATTGCTTATCAAAGTAAATGAGCACATTCCGGCAAATAATGAGATGCATTTCACCAAAGGCGTTGTCCGTTGCCAAATTATGCTGCGAGAACACGATGTTTCTTTTCAAAGCTTCCTTCATTTTGCCCATCTGATATTTCGCATGATAGTAATCCGAGAAAGAGGACTTGCCTCCGCTTTTTTGATAATTTTTAGTGAAATTCCGAATACTTTCGATCGGATAGATGCCTTCTTCCGCAGTAGCTAGTGACTCTTGATTCATATCCGTCGCGT
It contains:
- a CDS encoding CheR family methyltransferase translates to MPEKLAEKIEVDLVLEAIYQRYGYDFRNYARSSLMRRLHYVRQKSSLVRLSDMIPLVLYDEAFANQLLLDISVTVTEMFRDPEFFVELRSLVIPLLKTYPFVKIWHAGCATGEEVYSMAILLEEEGFYDRVQIYATDMNQESLATAEEGIYPIESIRNFTKNYQKSGGKSSFSDYYHAKYQMGKMKEALKRNIVFSQHNLATDNAFGEMHLIICRNVLIYFDKQLQNQVYQLFNQSLVPRGFLCLGSKESIEFSEIQSQYEALSPKWRIFRKQLPV
- a CDS encoding chemotaxis protein CheB; its protein translation is MRPLEAVVMGVSAGGLKALSRLLSYLPSDYSLPIIIVQHILESSDGYLAEYLNTQVAIHVKEAVDKETIRSQYVYLAPPGYHLLIEDDRSFSLSIDPKVNYSRPSIDVLFDSAAFAFQEGCIGVVLTGANRDGSAGLKTIKESGGLTIVQDPETAEYPVMPQAAIDTVKVDYILSLEDIGKFLRQFHDLERIHHSKN